The following nucleotide sequence is from Vibrio fluvialis.
CAAACTGGGTCATAATTCAAACCAATACAAAGTGATTTAATGAGTATATACCCAAGTTACCCCAGATTGGCGTATTCGGCGAGTCGTGGTGGTTTTTTATGAAGCGCTGCCCAAAACAGGCGGGATCAGAAGGATGGTGGTACTGGCTTCATAAACACGGTGCCCAGATGCTCTGCGCCGAGTTGGCGGCAGTAACGCAGTGTCAGGGCTTCACCGTGGCTGTTTTCCAGCGTCAGCCGATTGATGCAGTCGACCAAATCCGATTGCTGCTGTTTTTCGAGTTGCAGTTCAAATTGCAGCGCTTCTCGGTAGAGCGTATCCGGCAGATGCGCTTTCATCTTGCGGCGCATGTCGCGATAGCTGTGGATCAGTGTTTCGGAGCGGCTGAGACAGTCAACCACCTGTTGCCAGTCGTGTTCCTGCGGCGTCACCTGCTGCTCGTCGAGGTACTTGAGCAGCAGCAGCAGATTGACGTTGCCGTTGAAGTTGTTCTGCAGGCTTAAGCACGCCTCTTTCACCTCGCGCACGCTGTAATACTGCAAACTGAATTGCCATAATCTTTCCAGCGTTAGAGGGATTCTGACGTGCTCTTGGCTCATTGACTGTTGAACTCCTGTTCCATCTCTTCCAAGACTTCCTGCTCTGCCATCCAGTCCATTTCGATTTCTTCGAGTTCGGACTTGGCACTGGCCTGAGTAGCGAGTACTTGAGTAAGTTTAGCTTTATTTTCCGCATCATACAGTGAGGAATCGGACAATTGTTCCTCAGCCTCGGCGACGATGGCATTCAACTTATCCATTTTCGTTTCCAGCTGTGTCAGCTTTTTGCGAATTGGTGCGGTTTGTTTGCGAAAATCGGCTTCACGGCGTTTCTGCTCTTTCTTCGCCGCGGCGCTGTTGGTGTTGTCTTTCGCCGGAGCTTGCGCCTGTGTCTCTTTACGTTCGGCTTTTTGTTGATCGGTCAGCCACTTGTAGTAGTCCGTCAAGTCACCATCAAACGGCGCAACCTGGTGGTCATGCACTAAGTACAGATCATCGGTCGTGGCGCGCAGCAGGTAGCGGTCGTGGCTGACGATCACCATTGCGCCTTCAAAGCTTTGCAGTGCAAACGTCAGCGCCTGTCGCATGTCGAGATCCAGGTGGTTGGTCGGTTCGTCGAGCAATAGCAGGTTGGGTTTTTGCCACACGATCAGCGCTAATACTAAACGCGCTTTTTCACCGCCGGAAAACGGGCCAACTTTATCCAGTGCTTTGTCGCCGTGGAAACCGAAGCTGCCTAGATAATTACGCAGTTCCAGCTCGTTCTTGTCGGGGGCAATCTGCATCATGTGTTGTAGCGGCGTTTCTTCCGGATGCAGTGTTTCCAGTTGATGCTGGGCAAAGTAACCGATCTTCACGCCCTGCGAATAGGTCAGGTCACCGCCTTGCTGTTTCAGTTCACCCGACAGCAGTTTGATCAGCGTGGATTTACCGGCGCCGTTGCGGCCCAGCAGACCGATGCGGCTGCCCGGTACCAGATTGAGGCGAATTTTTTCCAGAATCAGATGATCGCCGTAGCCTGCGCTGACTTCATCCATCATCAGAATGGGGTTTGGCAGCGCCGATGGCTCGCGAAACTCAAAGCTGAACGGGTTATCAAATTGCGCCGGCAGCACTTTCTCCATCCGCTCCAGAGCCTTAATACGGCTCTGCGCCTGGCGGGCTTTGGATGCTTTGTAACGGAAGCGGTCGATGTAACTTTGCATGTGAGCCATCTGCTTTTGTTGCTTCTGGAACATGGCTTGTTGTTGCAGCATCTTCTGCGCGCGCTGAGTTTCAAACGATGAGTAGTTACCGGTGTACTCGTTGAGCTTTTCGTTTTCGATATGAATGATGCGGCCGACGATCGGATCAAGAAAATCGCGGTCGTGAGAGATCAGGATCAGCGTGCCCGGATAGCTTTGTAACCAGCGTTCCAACCACATGACGGCATCCAAATCCAAGTGGTTGGTCGGTTCGTCGAGCAGAAGCAGGTCTGAGCGGCAAATCAGCGCCTGAGCCAGGTTGAGGCGCATACGCCAACCACCGGAGAACTGAGTCAGACTCCAGCTCATCTGTTCCTGAGAAAAGCCCAGACCATCAAGCAGCTCGGAAGCGCGGGCGCGAATGCTGTAACCACCGATGGTTTCAATGTGGCCGTGCAGTTCGGCCACTTTGTTGCCGTTATCCGCCAGCTCGGCTTGGGCCAACTGGCGTTCTAAATCACGGTATTCACGATCGCCGTCAATGACGTATTCCAATGCGCTGCGATCCAGTGCCGGAGTTTCCTGCGCCACCCAGGCCAGTTCCCATTGCGCCGGTTTACTGAACGAACCGGCATCAATGCTCAGTTCATCTTTCAGCAGTGCGAACAGCGTGGATTTACCGCAGCCGTTCTTCCCGACCAGGCCGACTTTGTCGCCGGGCTGAATGGTGGCCGAAGCCTGATCGAGCAGTGGTTTTCCACCGCGCAGTAACTGAATGTCAGAGAAGGTAATCATAAAAATATCGTCTGTCTTGGCCTTAAACTTTTTCGCCCGGAATAGTAGGGGGAATAAGGATAAATGTCGATCATTATGCAAATTGGGTTATGATGCTAAGTCACTTATTGTTAACAAAACGGAGTGTGGTCAAGGAATGACAAACGCTGAAACGTTCACAGCCAATAAGCCCAGAGTTCTGGTGGTGTACGCACACCCTGAGCCGGATCATTCGGTTGCCAATCAGGTGATGATCAAAAAGATCGCCACACTGGAACACGTCACTATCCTCGATCTTTATGCCACTTATCCTGACTTCTTCATTGATGTGAATACCGAGCACCAGCGTGTGCTGCAGTATGACGTCATTGTGTTCCAGCATCCGCTGTACATGTATTCCTGCCCGGCACTGTTGAAAGAATGGATTGACCGCGTGCTCGGCAAAGGCTTTGCGTTCGGCAATGAAAGCGCGATGAAAGACAAAGTGTGGCGCAGCGTGGTGACCACCGGTGGTCATCGGGATGCATTCACCAAAGACGGCTACAACCGCTATACCATCGGCGAAATTCTCCAGCCGTTTGAACTGACCGCAGCATTGTGCTGCATGCAGTGGGTGGAGCCGCTGGTGCTGTACTGGGCGCGCAACGTCAGCGAAGTAGAACGTTATCAGCACGCGGAAGAATATTATCAGTGGCTGCAAGACCCATTCAACGGAGGAGGACAGTAACATGGCCTCGTTAACCGGAGATTTCCTGCAGAGCGGTGTGGTGTTCCTGACGGCTGCTGTGGTGGCAGTGCCGCTGGCGCAGCGCGCGGGCTTGGGGTCGGTACTCGGCTATTTGCTGGCTGGGGTCGCGATTGGTCCGTGGGGGCTGGGACTCATCAGCGATGTGAACGCGATTCTGCATTTCGCCGAATTTGGCGTGGTGCTGCTGCTGTTTCTGATTGGTCTTGAGTTGAACCCGAAAAAACTGTGGCAGATGCGCGGTCCGATTCTGGGCCTGGGCGGCGCGCAGGTGTTGGTCACGGGGGCAGTGCTGGCCAGTGTTGCTCATTTATTGGGGCTTGCCTGGCAGAGCAGCCTGGTGGTCGGAATGGGGCTGGCGCTTTCTTCGACCGCGATTGCGCTGCGTGTGATTGAAGAGCAGGGGCTGTCGCGCAGTGAAACCGGGCAGTCGGGATTTGCGGTGCTCTTGTTTCAGGATATCGCGGTGATCCCGATGCTGGCATTGATGCCAGTGTTGGCGGGGAATACTGCGGGAAACTGGCTGGATGGCGTGTGGATGCTGTGTGGCATAGTTGGGCTGCTGGTTGGCGGTCATTATCTGCTCAGTCCGCTGTTTCGTTATATTGTGCTGAGTGGCGTGCGTGAGTTGTTCACCGTCGCTGCGCTGTTGCTGGTGATCGGCATTGCGCTGCTGATGCAAAATCTCGGTTTATCGATGGCACTGGGTACCTTCCTTGCGGGTGTACTGCTGGCGGAGAGTGAATTTCGCCATGAACTGGAAATTGCGATTGAGCCGTTTAAAGGTCTGTTGCTCGGTCTGTTTTTCATCGCGGTCGGTATGGCGGTTGACCTCGGCCTGCTGGCTTTACTGCCCGTGCAGGTGCTGCTGGCGGTCGTTGGCTTGGTGGTGGTCAAAGGGCTGATTTTGTATCTGCTGGCCCGTTTGTCCGGCACGCGGGCAAAAGCGCGCAGTAACATGGCGGCGATTCTCAGTCAGGGCGGTGAATTTGCGTTTGTGATCTTCACTGCGGCCAGGGGTGAAGGTTTACTGCACAGTGAGCAGGTGTCATTCCTGCTGGTGGTCGTGAGCTTGTCGATGGTGACGACACCGCTGATCCTCGCTGCGCAACGCAAATGGTTTGCGCGCAACCTCAATGTATCGGCAGATGAAGCACTCGACAGTGATATCGTCAACAAAGAACCCCGTGTGATCATTGCCGGATTTGGCCGCTTTGGCCAAATTGTTGGTCGTCTGATGTACGCGAATAAGATTAAAATCACCGTGCTGGAGAGTGACCCGAGTCAGATTAAACTGCTGCGCAAATATGGTTACAAGGTGTTTTACGGCGATGCCACGCATCTCGAACTGCTGCGCGCGGCGGGAGCGGAAGAGGCGGAAGCCATCGTGATTTGTACCGACGCAC
It contains:
- a CDS encoding TIGR02444 family protein, translating into MSQEHVRIPLTLERLWQFSLQYYSVREVKEACLSLQNNFNGNVNLLLLLKYLDEQQVTPQEHDWQQVVDCLSRSETLIHSYRDMRRKMKAHLPDTLYREALQFELQLEKQQQSDLVDCINRLTLENSHGEALTLRYCRQLGAEHLGTVFMKPVPPSF
- a CDS encoding ABC transporter ATP-binding protein; its protein translation is MITFSDIQLLRGGKPLLDQASATIQPGDKVGLVGKNGCGKSTLFALLKDELSIDAGSFSKPAQWELAWVAQETPALDRSALEYVIDGDREYRDLERQLAQAELADNGNKVAELHGHIETIGGYSIRARASELLDGLGFSQEQMSWSLTQFSGGWRMRLNLAQALICRSDLLLLDEPTNHLDLDAVMWLERWLQSYPGTLILISHDRDFLDPIVGRIIHIENEKLNEYTGNYSSFETQRAQKMLQQQAMFQKQQKQMAHMQSYIDRFRYKASKARQAQSRIKALERMEKVLPAQFDNPFSFEFREPSALPNPILMMDEVSAGYGDHLILEKIRLNLVPGSRIGLLGRNGAGKSTLIKLLSGELKQQGGDLTYSQGVKIGYFAQHQLETLHPEETPLQHMMQIAPDKNELELRNYLGSFGFHGDKALDKVGPFSGGEKARLVLALIVWQKPNLLLLDEPTNHLDLDMRQALTFALQSFEGAMVIVSHDRYLLRATTDDLYLVHDHQVAPFDGDLTDYYKWLTDQQKAERKETQAQAPAKDNTNSAAAKKEQKRREADFRKQTAPIRKKLTQLETKMDKLNAIVAEAEEQLSDSSLYDAENKAKLTQVLATQASAKSELEEIEMDWMAEQEVLEEMEQEFNSQ
- the kefB gene encoding glutathione-regulated potassium-efflux system protein KefB — protein: MASLTGDFLQSGVVFLTAAVVAVPLAQRAGLGSVLGYLLAGVAIGPWGLGLISDVNAILHFAEFGVVLLLFLIGLELNPKKLWQMRGPILGLGGAQVLVTGAVLASVAHLLGLAWQSSLVVGMGLALSSTAIALRVIEEQGLSRSETGQSGFAVLLFQDIAVIPMLALMPVLAGNTAGNWLDGVWMLCGIVGLLVGGHYLLSPLFRYIVLSGVRELFTVAALLLVIGIALLMQNLGLSMALGTFLAGVLLAESEFRHELEIAIEPFKGLLLGLFFIAVGMAVDLGLLALLPVQVLLAVVGLVVVKGLILYLLARLSGTRAKARSNMAAILSQGGEFAFVIFTAARGEGLLHSEQVSFLLVVVSLSMVTTPLILAAQRKWFARNLNVSADEALDSDIVNKEPRVIIAGFGRFGQIVGRLMYANKIKITVLESDPSQIKLLRKYGYKVFYGDATHLELLRAAGAEEAEAIVICTDAPDEVMKIVELCQHHFPRMKILARARSRVEAYQLLNHGVERYSREMFLGALDLGRQALVTLGMHPYEAKRAEAHFRRLDSAMLKELLPQHSEDKKLTLRAKEARKELEEIFGREMDNDRQSRGYWEK
- the kefG gene encoding glutathione-regulated potassium-efflux system ancillary protein KefG codes for the protein MTNAETFTANKPRVLVVYAHPEPDHSVANQVMIKKIATLEHVTILDLYATYPDFFIDVNTEHQRVLQYDVIVFQHPLYMYSCPALLKEWIDRVLGKGFAFGNESAMKDKVWRSVVTTGGHRDAFTKDGYNRYTIGEILQPFELTAALCCMQWVEPLVLYWARNVSEVERYQHAEEYYQWLQDPFNGGGQ